A genomic stretch from uncultured Cohaesibacter sp. includes:
- a CDS encoding response regulator, with the protein MTTDLHPSIHIVDDDPAVRDALSVLFELEGYHVETFSNGEDFLANLRDSIPSIILLDVHMPGRSGMEVLEELSARHISAPVMIISGQGDIQMAVAAIKQGAHDFIEKPFDGTQVVDRIEKILATANKAPDPGQSALTNWSFPRAETLTPRERDVLLQITQGASNKEAGQHLAISPRTIEVHRARIMEKLKARNTADLVRIVLTGH; encoded by the coding sequence ATGACAACTGACTTACATCCTTCTATCCATATTGTTGATGACGATCCCGCTGTGAGGGACGCTTTGTCGGTTCTGTTTGAACTGGAAGGGTATCACGTCGAGACATTCTCGAATGGTGAGGACTTTCTTGCAAATCTGCGCGATTCCATCCCGTCGATCATCCTGCTTGATGTTCATATGCCGGGGCGTTCTGGCATGGAAGTGCTCGAAGAGCTGTCCGCGCGCCATATCTCCGCTCCGGTGATGATCATTTCCGGTCAGGGCGATATCCAGATGGCCGTTGCAGCCATCAAGCAAGGGGCCCACGACTTTATCGAAAAGCCTTTCGATGGGACACAGGTTGTAGACCGTATCGAGAAAATTCTGGCAACCGCCAACAAGGCTCCGGATCCGGGACAGTCGGCCCTTACCAATTGGAGTTTCCCGCGCGCAGAAACCTTGACGCCGCGTGAACGTGATGTATTGTTGCAGATAACGCAAGGGGCTTCCAACAAGGAAGCAGGTCAGCATTTGGCGATCTCGCCCCGCACCATTGAGGTGCATCGGGCGCGCATTATGGAAAAACTGAAAGCACGCAATACGGCCGATCTGGTTCGTATTGTACTGACCGGCCATTGA